A window of Blastocatellia bacterium contains these coding sequences:
- a CDS encoding YbaK/EbsC family protein: protein MGIVARLKQYLDEQRVPYVVCTHSQAFTAQEIAHALHVRGREMAKAVILKADDRYVMAVLPAHHKVDLTRFAEVVGATYVRLATEAEFKDLFPDCEIGAMPIFGNLYGIPVYVAEPLLQDEEIVFNAGTHTDSIRMRMADFLRLSEPVVAAFSEVA, encoded by the coding sequence ATGGGAATCGTCGCCCGATTGAAACAATACCTCGATGAGCAACGTGTCCCCTACGTGGTCTGCACCCATTCGCAGGCGTTCACGGCGCAGGAGATCGCCCATGCGCTTCATGTGCGAGGCCGTGAGATGGCCAAGGCCGTGATCCTCAAGGCCGATGACCGATATGTGATGGCCGTCTTGCCCGCGCATCACAAAGTGGATCTGACGCGCTTCGCCGAAGTCGTGGGAGCGACCTATGTCCGATTGGCAACGGAAGCGGAGTTCAAAGACCTCTTCCCGGATTGCGAGATCGGCGCGATGCCGATCTTCGGGAATCTCTACGGAATCCCCGTCTACGTGGCCGAGCCCTTGTTGCAAGATGAAGAGATCGTCTTCAATGCGGGGACGCACACGGATTCGATTCGGATGCGGATGGCTGACTTTCTTCGACTGAGCGAGCCGGTCGTGGCCGCATTCTCTGAAGTGGCGTGA
- a CDS encoding amidase, with product MRDHEIAFLSIRELAQLIRSRRLSPVELTRLYLERLEHLGPKLGAVVTITHELALEQARRAEREIMRGRYRGLLHGIPYGVKDLLATKGIPTTWGAAPYRNQVFDYDATVVRRLERAGAILVAKLAMVELAGGMGYNTADASFTGPGRTPWNLDYWSGGSSSGSGAAVAAGLVAFAIGSETSGSILTPAAFCGISGLRPTYGLVSRYGAMALCWTLDKLGPMCRTADDCGIVLAAISGKDPKDPSSVARKFAYSEPLLPTRRMRVGIVKGALERVQPEVQKNFEAAVEVLKKYATIDPEVPLPDLPYGQVVGIIVNAEGASAFRDLIESGRLAELQNPRDRIGGYVGMTVLAVDYLHAQRVRVRIRQALDEILSRYDAVIAPTRATVAYPIGVEFERAYPGTGGGPALIPAGNAAGVPALSIPNGFGQAGLPTALQLMGRAFSEATLITLANAYQRETDWHRRRPSLEA from the coding sequence ATGCGCGATCACGAGATCGCTTTCCTCTCGATTCGGGAATTGGCTCAACTCATCCGATCCCGACGCCTCTCTCCCGTGGAACTCACGCGGCTTTATCTGGAGCGACTGGAGCATCTGGGACCGAAATTAGGCGCGGTCGTCACAATCACCCACGAATTGGCGTTGGAACAAGCGCGCCGCGCTGAACGAGAGATCATGCGTGGCCGGTATCGAGGATTGTTGCACGGCATCCCGTATGGCGTGAAAGACCTGCTGGCGACCAAAGGCATTCCCACGACGTGGGGGGCGGCGCCATATCGAAATCAAGTCTTCGATTACGATGCCACAGTCGTGCGGCGCCTGGAGCGAGCGGGAGCCATCCTGGTAGCGAAGCTCGCCATGGTGGAATTAGCGGGCGGCATGGGATACAACACGGCAGATGCCTCTTTCACAGGACCCGGACGTACACCGTGGAACCTCGATTACTGGAGTGGGGGATCGTCTTCGGGATCAGGAGCCGCTGTCGCGGCCGGCTTGGTCGCCTTCGCCATCGGCTCAGAGACCTCCGGTTCCATCCTCACGCCCGCGGCTTTTTGTGGCATCTCTGGGTTGCGCCCGACCTATGGACTCGTGAGCCGATACGGAGCTATGGCGCTCTGCTGGACGCTCGACAAGCTCGGCCCCATGTGCCGCACGGCCGACGACTGCGGGATCGTGCTCGCTGCGATCTCCGGAAAGGACCCGAAAGACCCCTCGAGCGTGGCGCGGAAATTCGCATATTCGGAGCCGCTTCTGCCTACTCGGCGGATGCGCGTGGGCATCGTCAAAGGTGCGCTCGAGCGCGTGCAACCGGAAGTGCAGAAGAACTTCGAAGCCGCAGTGGAGGTCCTCAAGAAATACGCGACGATTGATCCCGAAGTCCCCCTGCCCGATCTTCCGTACGGACAAGTCGTCGGGATCATCGTCAACGCGGAGGGAGCCAGCGCCTTCCGAGATTTGATCGAAAGCGGGCGCTTGGCGGAGTTACAGAATCCGCGCGATCGAATTGGGGGGTATGTGGGGATGACGGTCCTGGCAGTGGATTACCTGCACGCCCAGCGCGTCCGCGTTCGAATTCGTCAAGCGCTCGACGAGATACTCTCTCGATACGATGCTGTGATCGCTCCCACGCGAGCGACTGTCGCCTATCCGATCGGCGTGGAATTCGAGCGCGCATATCCGGGCACAGGGGGGGGCCCTGCGCTCATTCCCGCGGGCAATGCGGCTGGCGTTCCGGCGCTCTCCATCCCCAACGGATTCGGACAAGCTGGACTTCCAACGGCTCTCCAATTGATGGGGCGCGCCTTCAGCGAGGCCACACTCATCACTCTCGCCAATGCCTATCAACGGGAGACCGACTGGCATCGGCGACGGCCTTCCCTTGAGGCCTGA
- a CDS encoding LysR family transcriptional regulator encodes MELRHLRTFRAVAETGSFTLAGRRVNLSQAAVSLHIKALEEELGMKLFARVRKRATLTPAGRALLKHAQAILSACDLARTEIAALAEEQRIMLRVGTASTVIAIHPLPEILSELKKRFPLLDLVVFAGTSEAIVRRLLEHRLDVGLISLPVEAPLLQTEPLYGDRLVAVVPPGHPLAQAREVTVMQLAAEPLILGERGGNRRRIIDLFFEHAGVRPHVAMELNRDEAIKKMVEVGLGVSILPWLTVQREVHAGLLRALPIRGLKSRWELGVAYRKEDALSEPLVAFLELCRAYLGKGGERKRVVARRS; translated from the coding sequence ACACCTGCGCACCTTTCGAGCGGTGGCCGAGACGGGAAGCTTCACGCTCGCCGGACGCCGCGTGAATCTCTCGCAAGCGGCCGTGAGCCTGCACATCAAGGCATTGGAGGAGGAGCTGGGGATGAAGCTCTTTGCGCGGGTGCGCAAGCGAGCTACGCTCACGCCTGCCGGACGAGCGCTGCTCAAACATGCGCAAGCGATTTTGAGCGCGTGCGATTTGGCGCGCACGGAGATCGCGGCGCTCGCCGAGGAGCAGCGGATCATGCTGCGCGTGGGAACGGCTTCGACGGTGATCGCCATTCACCCGCTGCCGGAGATCCTCAGCGAGTTGAAGAAGCGCTTCCCGCTTTTGGATCTCGTCGTCTTCGCCGGCACGAGCGAGGCCATTGTCCGACGCCTTCTGGAGCATCGGTTGGATGTCGGTTTGATCTCCCTGCCCGTCGAAGCGCCGCTGCTTCAAACCGAGCCGCTCTACGGCGATCGGTTGGTGGCCGTCGTTCCCCCTGGGCACCCTTTGGCTCAGGCGCGGGAGGTGACGGTCATGCAGTTGGCCGCCGAGCCGCTGATCCTCGGAGAGCGCGGGGGAAATCGGCGGCGGATCATTGATCTCTTCTTCGAGCATGCGGGAGTGCGTCCGCATGTCGCCATGGAACTGAATCGCGATGAAGCGATCAAGAAGATGGTCGAGGTCGGTCTTGGAGTGAGCATCCTCCCCTGGCTCACGGTTCAACGAGAAGTGCATGCGGGGCTTCTGCGCGCGCTCCCCATTCGGGGATTGAAGAGTCGGTGGGAATTGGGGGTCGCCTATCGGAAGGAGGATGCGCTGTCGGAGCCCCTGGTGGCCTTTCTGGAGTTGTGTCGCGCGTATTTGGGGAAGGGGGGAGAGCGAAAGCGCGTCGTGGCACGACGTTCCTGA
- a CDS encoding twin-arginine translocation signal domain-containing protein, producing MNKKRGATRRQFLKTVAATAVLPSTFPLLEEAEKREDAVSVTTQATQQPLTPSAAAEALGELVRVRYGRFLTEEQLAEVKRQIERGLRSAERLRNFPLTNADEPDLIFRAVP from the coding sequence ATGAACAAGAAGAGGGGGGCAACGCGACGACAATTTCTCAAGACGGTCGCGGCCACGGCCGTCCTTCCTTCGACGTTTCCCCTTCTCGAGGAGGCGGAAAAGAGGGAAGACGCCGTGAGCGTCACGACGCAAGCGACGCAACAACCGCTCACCCCCTCGGCAGCCGCTGAGGCCTTGGGCGAGCTGGTGCGCGTGCGTTATGGACGCTTCTTGACGGAGGAACAGCTCGCGGAGGTCAAGCGACAGATCGAGCGGGGTCTCCGTTCGGCAGAACGCCTCCGGAATTTTCCGCTCACGAATGCGGATGAGCCGGATTTGATCTTCCGCGCGGTACCATGA
- a CDS encoding serine hydroxymethyltransferase: MNEWHTRPLRVVDPEIAEAILRETERQAQGVELIASENFVSEAVLEAMGSVFTNKYAEGYPGKRYYGGCEFVDVVESLAIQRAKQLFGAEHVNVQPYSGSQANMAVYIAVLQPGDTILGMNLSHGGHLTHGHPLNFSGKYFRVIPYGVDRETEQIDYEELERLAHEHRPKMIVCGASAYPRIIDFERIAAIAHDVGAVVMADIAHIAGFVATGLHPSPVPCCDFVTTTTHKTLRGPRAGMIMCKEKYAREIDRAVFPCVQGGPHVHIMAAKAVCFKEAMQPEFRAYQEQVIKNARVLAEELARAGYRIVSGGTDTHLVLVDVFSRGLTGKQAESALERAGITVNKNTIPFDTQPPMIASGIRLGTPAVTTRGMKEPEMRKIAQWIAEVLDQPESEEVQRSVRRRVLELTEQFPLYPHRLHRLRAL; the protein is encoded by the coding sequence ATGAATGAGTGGCATACACGGCCGCTACGCGTGGTGGATCCGGAGATCGCCGAGGCCATCCTTCGAGAGACGGAGCGACAGGCACAAGGGGTGGAGTTGATCGCATCGGAGAACTTCGTCAGCGAAGCCGTTCTCGAGGCCATGGGATCGGTCTTCACGAACAAATATGCCGAGGGATATCCGGGCAAACGCTACTATGGGGGATGCGAATTCGTGGACGTCGTGGAATCGCTGGCGATCCAGCGGGCGAAGCAGCTCTTCGGCGCCGAGCACGTGAACGTGCAGCCCTATTCGGGGTCGCAGGCGAACATGGCCGTCTACATCGCCGTGTTGCAACCCGGAGATACGATCCTCGGGATGAACCTCTCGCACGGCGGGCATCTGACGCACGGGCATCCGTTGAATTTCTCGGGGAAATATTTCCGCGTGATCCCTTACGGCGTGGACCGTGAGACGGAGCAAATTGATTATGAGGAGTTGGAGCGGTTGGCGCACGAGCATCGGCCCAAGATGATCGTCTGTGGGGCGAGCGCGTATCCGCGCATCATTGATTTCGAGCGCATCGCGGCGATCGCTCACGATGTTGGAGCCGTCGTCATGGCGGACATCGCGCACATCGCCGGGTTCGTGGCGACAGGCCTGCATCCGAGTCCTGTCCCTTGCTGCGATTTCGTGACGACGACGACGCATAAGACATTGCGCGGCCCGCGAGCGGGCATGATCATGTGCAAGGAGAAATACGCGCGGGAGATTGACCGCGCCGTCTTCCCCTGCGTGCAGGGCGGACCTCACGTCCACATCATGGCGGCCAAGGCCGTATGCTTCAAAGAAGCCATGCAACCCGAATTCCGCGCGTATCAAGAGCAGGTCATCAAAAACGCTCGCGTCTTGGCAGAGGAACTGGCGCGGGCGGGGTATCGGATCGTCTCCGGGGGGACGGATACGCATCTGGTGCTCGTGGACGTCTTCTCGCGAGGGTTGACGGGAAAACAGGCTGAGAGCGCCCTAGAGCGCGCGGGAATCACCGTGAACAAGAACACCATCCCCTTTGACACGCAGCCGCCGATGATCGCCAGCGGCATTCGCTTGGGGACGCCAGCGGTCACCACGCGGGGAATGAAGGAGCCCGAGATGCGAAAGATCGCGCAGTGGATCGCCGAGGTCTTAGATCAGCCCGAGAGCGAAGAGGTCCAACGTTCGGTCCGACGACGAGTGCTGGAACTGACGGAACAATTCCCGCTCTATCCGCATCGGTTGCATCGGCTCCGCGCGCTGTGA
- a CDS encoding protein kinase: protein MGEVMGPRSLQPGTILSRYQIQAWVARGGMADVYRAVDLQLGRTVAIKVLSPSLVADPDARRRFFREARAASALQHPNICTVYEVGEVGDIVFIAMPYIAGKTLRELLDEGPLPIERALGYAIDIAEALEEAHRQGIIHRDIKPSNVIVDERDRAIVLDFGLAKRVRWEGQEADDALTLSQITATSALIGTTPYMSPEQVRGEPLDARSDIFSFGTLLYELFTGRRPFVGATDVEVLHAILHAEPKPMSALAPEVDFELERIVRKALRKDPADRYQTISEMKEELVAFARERGHAVSGFRTVSLSRTVGEERRRSWRLPSARAMGIALIALIAALAFWFLWHPDDRPKGEWTDTLQHAQLVSWKNEPGESLPRPRFSPDGKMIVFASRKGGDPDLWVQQTLGGAAVPITRDQWNDRSPVWSPDEQQIAFLSDRGGQMGIWAVPALGGIPTLLHVIPQATTGRLSPVNLIAWSAKRNALYYEAQRNLHMLDLASGRATVLTSFDPQTSRVTDFSLSPDERRIAYVDVQGGQVDIWMLSLGGGKPERVTASPEEERFPIWHPDGRRLLYACKWGEAYQICLIDLDERTPQRLTSSETDLFIADISPDGRRVLYALSKDESDIWGVDLQTGEEVQVTTEIGLELWPTVSPDGRALAFQAKPESSAGGDLFRARIVVRALEGEEAAVQFVTPGFDPAWSPDGQHLAFLRRGSDGQFELWIVPASGGVERRVARGVYHGGYGLLPFHRLQTRDFSWSPDGRRLAYASMRTGASNIWVTTLDPLEDIRMTENADRSLVFSCPLWAPDGHRLAFVSEARGGAETLWTVWVSEIERRTVFPLLRSREVVRLVGWMDSGATLLVAIGEGSRLVPYMARQIRLFRVTVPEGRRYPLGVLAQASLVTVHLSPDRRTIAYISRADGRDNLWTLSVGGRRAAKRTENRDPRVYFSTLAWAPDGRTLYYGRQASWSVIRMIENLP from the coding sequence ATGGGGGAAGTCATGGGGCCGCGGAGTCTTCAGCCTGGAACGATCCTCTCCCGGTACCAGATCCAGGCTTGGGTCGCCCGAGGGGGGATGGCCGACGTCTATCGCGCCGTGGACCTTCAGCTCGGACGAACGGTCGCCATCAAGGTCTTGTCTCCTTCGCTCGTCGCCGACCCAGACGCTCGACGTCGTTTCTTTCGCGAAGCGCGCGCGGCCTCCGCTTTGCAGCATCCGAACATCTGCACGGTCTACGAAGTCGGAGAAGTCGGAGACATCGTCTTCATCGCCATGCCCTATATCGCTGGGAAGACGCTCAGGGAGCTTCTCGACGAGGGACCGCTCCCGATCGAGCGCGCGTTGGGCTATGCCATTGACATTGCTGAGGCGTTGGAGGAAGCCCATCGGCAGGGGATCATCCATCGCGACATCAAACCCTCCAACGTCATCGTGGACGAGCGCGATCGCGCCATTGTGTTAGATTTCGGATTGGCCAAGCGCGTGCGCTGGGAGGGGCAGGAAGCGGATGACGCGCTCACGCTCTCGCAGATCACAGCGACTTCGGCGCTCATTGGGACGACGCCCTACATGTCGCCCGAACAAGTGCGCGGCGAGCCGCTCGATGCTCGAAGCGACATTTTCTCCTTCGGTACGCTGCTCTACGAACTGTTCACCGGGCGAAGACCCTTCGTCGGGGCGACAGATGTCGAGGTCCTCCACGCCATTTTGCATGCGGAGCCGAAGCCGATGAGCGCGCTCGCGCCGGAAGTGGACTTCGAACTGGAGCGCATCGTGCGGAAGGCGCTGCGGAAGGATCCGGCCGATCGGTATCAAACGATCTCGGAGATGAAGGAAGAGCTGGTGGCATTCGCGCGCGAGCGAGGGCATGCGGTGAGCGGATTTCGGACCGTCTCCCTTTCGCGGACGGTTGGGGAGGAGCGGCGCCGGTCGTGGCGCTTGCCGTCGGCGCGCGCGATGGGCATCGCGCTGATCGCTCTGATCGCCGCGCTCGCGTTCTGGTTCCTCTGGCACCCTGACGATCGTCCGAAGGGAGAATGGACCGATACTCTGCAGCACGCGCAGTTGGTGAGTTGGAAGAACGAGCCGGGCGAGAGTCTGCCACGTCCCCGCTTCTCGCCGGATGGAAAGATGATCGTCTTCGCTTCCCGAAAGGGAGGAGATCCCGACCTGTGGGTTCAGCAGACCCTCGGTGGGGCCGCCGTGCCGATCACGCGCGATCAATGGAACGATCGCTCTCCCGTTTGGTCGCCGGATGAGCAGCAGATCGCCTTCCTCTCAGATCGCGGGGGGCAAATGGGGATTTGGGCGGTACCGGCTTTGGGGGGGATCCCGACACTGCTGCACGTCATCCCTCAGGCGACGACAGGTCGCTTGAGTCCGGTGAACTTGATCGCGTGGTCGGCCAAGCGAAACGCTCTCTATTACGAAGCGCAGCGAAATCTCCATATGCTCGATCTCGCCTCTGGACGAGCGACGGTTCTGACGTCATTCGATCCGCAAACGTCGCGCGTCACGGACTTCAGCCTCTCGCCTGACGAACGGCGGATCGCTTATGTGGACGTTCAAGGGGGACAGGTGGACATTTGGATGCTCTCTCTTGGTGGAGGGAAACCGGAGCGAGTGACCGCGAGCCCCGAGGAGGAACGGTTTCCGATCTGGCATCCCGATGGACGGCGCCTGCTTTATGCATGTAAATGGGGAGAGGCCTACCAAATCTGCCTCATTGACCTGGATGAGCGAACGCCGCAGCGGCTGACTTCGAGCGAGACCGATCTTTTCATCGCCGATATTTCCCCGGATGGGCGGCGTGTACTGTATGCGCTCTCGAAGGACGAATCCGACATTTGGGGCGTCGACCTTCAAACGGGAGAGGAGGTGCAAGTGACGACGGAGATCGGCCTGGAATTATGGCCGACCGTCTCCCCCGATGGACGCGCCCTCGCTTTTCAAGCGAAACCGGAATCGAGTGCGGGCGGTGATCTCTTTCGCGCGCGCATCGTGGTGAGGGCGCTCGAGGGAGAAGAAGCTGCGGTTCAATTCGTGACCCCCGGATTCGATCCGGCGTGGTCTCCCGATGGGCAGCACCTGGCGTTCTTGCGTCGTGGATCGGACGGGCAATTCGAGCTCTGGATCGTTCCAGCTTCTGGAGGGGTCGAGCGACGGGTGGCGCGCGGTGTCTATCATGGGGGGTATGGGCTCTTACCGTTCCATCGGTTGCAGACGCGGGATTTCAGTTGGTCGCCCGACGGGCGTCGTCTCGCTTACGCCTCGATGCGAACCGGCGCTTCGAACATCTGGGTCACGACGCTCGATCCTCTCGAGGACATTCGAATGACGGAGAACGCGGATCGCTCGCTCGTCTTCTCGTGCCCGCTGTGGGCCCCCGACGGGCATCGTCTCGCCTTCGTCTCGGAAGCCCGAGGAGGGGCCGAAACGCTGTGGACGGTATGGGTGAGTGAGATCGAACGGAGGACAGTCTTCCCGCTCCTGCGGAGTCGGGAGGTGGTGCGACTCGTCGGATGGATGGATTCAGGCGCGACGCTGCTCGTTGCGATCGGCGAGGGATCGCGTCTCGTCCCCTACATGGCCCGGCAGATTCGCCTCTTTCGCGTTACGGTGCCTGAGGGGAGAAGATACCCGCTGGGTGTACTCGCGCAAGCGAGCTTGGTGACCGTTCACCTCTCGCCCGATAGGCGCACTATCGCCTACATCTCGCGAGCTGACGGGCGCGATAATTTGTGGACGCTCTCCGTCGGGGGAAGACGGGCGGCGAAGCGGACGGAGAATCGAGATCCGCGAGTCTATTTCTCCACTCTCGCCTGGGCGCCCGATGGGCGGACCCTCTACTATGGGCGACAGGCGAGCTGGAGCGTGATCAGGATGATCGAGAACTTGCCATAG
- a CDS encoding DEAD/DEAH box helicase has product MTRRSEEIVRMEDVFGERGLLGKHHPQYEYRPGQIQMAEAVYRAIVEGEHLLVEAGTGTGKTLAYLIPALAASERIIISTGTKNLQEQLFLKDIPFLEKALGRKLRVAYMKGRSNYVCLYRLKKAETQPILADWDDVRYFDEIRQWAFRSETGDRAELADLPENLSFWSAIDARSEICLGQKCPEYDACFITKMRERALKADIVIVNHHLFFADLALRGNDLGAVIPDYGIVIFDEAHELEEIASEYFGAQVSNYRVAELIRDVQNLPITDTAAMAELMRVTLRVQQRAESFWMHFLNDGRPEGRYPLEPDLLVRAEATEERLPMDLVEEGGETLPVTRVGESFLALRNALSLLETTLAMVKDPPPETEALIRRTAQVRADLDFILLQRDPQFVRWYERRGRGVFLQATPIDVSEILAERLFDRVRTVILTSATLTSGGSFHFIRSRLGIRHAREVIVPSHFDYAEQAILYLPPHMPDPRSAEFTEAAVEEIVKLLHVTQGRAFVLCTAIQPMVEMYEHVRRRVPFPCFLQGQGSKSGLLTRFRTTPHSVLFATSSFWQGVDVQGEALSCVIIDRLPFAVPTDPIVAARQRYIEQSGGDPFYEYAVPQAVIMLKQGLGRLIRSRSDRGVLSILDPRIRTKGYGAVFLQSLPPCPITTRIEDVERFFARWASV; this is encoded by the coding sequence ATGACCCGACGCAGCGAAGAGATCGTCCGCATGGAGGACGTCTTTGGGGAGCGAGGGCTTCTGGGAAAGCATCACCCGCAGTACGAATATCGGCCCGGGCAGATTCAAATGGCCGAGGCCGTCTATCGCGCGATCGTCGAAGGGGAACATTTGCTGGTCGAAGCAGGGACGGGGACGGGGAAGACGCTCGCGTATCTCATTCCGGCGCTAGCGGCCTCCGAGCGCATCATCATCTCGACGGGGACGAAGAATCTGCAAGAGCAGCTCTTCCTCAAGGACATCCCCTTCTTGGAGAAGGCCCTCGGGCGGAAGCTGCGCGTCGCGTACATGAAAGGCCGATCGAATTACGTCTGCCTCTACCGCTTGAAGAAAGCGGAAACGCAGCCGATCCTCGCCGATTGGGACGATGTGCGTTATTTCGACGAGATTCGCCAGTGGGCCTTTCGATCGGAGACGGGAGATCGTGCGGAGCTAGCGGATCTCCCGGAGAATCTGAGCTTCTGGTCGGCGATCGATGCGCGCTCGGAGATCTGCCTCGGACAGAAGTGTCCGGAGTACGACGCCTGCTTCATCACGAAGATGCGCGAGCGCGCCTTGAAAGCGGACATCGTGATCGTCAATCACCATCTGTTCTTCGCCGATCTCGCGCTGCGGGGAAACGATCTCGGCGCGGTGATCCCGGATTATGGGATCGTGATCTTCGACGAGGCGCACGAGTTGGAGGAGATCGCTTCGGAATATTTCGGGGCGCAGGTGAGCAATTATCGCGTAGCCGAGCTGATCCGCGATGTGCAGAATCTCCCGATCACGGACACCGCGGCGATGGCGGAGCTGATGCGCGTCACCTTGCGCGTGCAGCAGCGAGCCGAGAGTTTCTGGATGCATTTCCTGAACGATGGGAGGCCCGAAGGACGATATCCTCTGGAGCCGGATCTCCTCGTCCGCGCAGAGGCGACCGAGGAGAGGCTTCCCATGGATCTAGTGGAGGAGGGAGGGGAGACGCTCCCGGTGACACGCGTGGGAGAGAGCTTCCTCGCCCTTCGAAACGCCCTCTCGCTTCTGGAGACGACGCTCGCGATGGTGAAGGACCCCCCGCCGGAAACGGAAGCCCTCATCCGTCGAACGGCGCAGGTGCGAGCTGATCTTGACTTCATTCTCCTTCAACGCGATCCACAATTCGTCCGATGGTACGAACGGCGCGGGCGTGGGGTTTTCCTTCAAGCGACGCCCATCGATGTCTCCGAGATTTTGGCCGAGCGGCTCTTCGATCGCGTGCGCACGGTGATTCTGACGTCGGCGACCTTGACGAGCGGGGGGAGCTTTCACTTCATTCGGTCTCGCCTCGGGATTCGCCACGCGCGCGAAGTGATCGTCCCCTCGCATTTCGATTATGCCGAGCAGGCGATTCTCTACCTTCCGCCACACATGCCAGATCCTCGAAGCGCGGAGTTCACCGAAGCCGCCGTGGAGGAGATTGTGAAGCTGTTGCATGTGACGCAAGGACGGGCCTTCGTCCTCTGCACGGCGATTCAGCCGATGGTAGAAATGTATGAGCACGTCCGGCGTCGCGTGCCGTTCCCTTGTTTCCTCCAAGGGCAGGGCTCCAAATCCGGACTTCTCACGCGATTTCGTACGACGCCGCATTCGGTCTTATTCGCCACGTCGAGCTTTTGGCAGGGCGTGGATGTGCAAGGGGAGGCGTTGAGCTGCGTCATCATTGATCGGTTGCCCTTCGCCGTTCCGACGGATCCCATTGTGGCGGCGCGCCAACGCTATATCGAGCAGAGCGGCGGCGATCCGTTCTACGAGTACGCCGTCCCTCAGGCCGTCATCATGCTCAAACAAGGATTGGGACGATTGATCCGCAGCCGATCTGATCGAGGCGTTCTCTCGATCCTCGATCCTCGGATTCGCACGAAGGGATATGGCGCGGTCTTCTTGCAAAGCCTCCCCCCGTGTCCGATCACAACGCGGATCGAGGACGTGGAGCGCTTCTTCGCGCGCTGGGCATCCGTATGA